A portion of the Aquicoccus sp. G2-2 genome contains these proteins:
- a CDS encoding sugar ABC transporter ATP-binding protein — protein MEPIIRMEGVSKAYRGVPAVQNVDFDLRAGEIHALVGENGAGKSTLTKMLAGVVEPSGGRILLDDKEVTFDGPDKALDAGIAMVFQETSLIPSMTVAQNLYLGSEKFLNRLRGTYISAQQFLQSLNFAVDPAAIVETLGAAKRQMVEIARAVHHNARVIIFDEPTASLTPEEKRYFFSLLKRLKESGVAIVFISHALEEALQISDRLTILRDGELVEHGDTTEFDRDKIIAAMVGRTLSGALYTARDAEQLRKPGRKVLSVQDISQGAMVRNSSFSVFEGQITGVFGLIGSGRTETFKIVAGITKRDFLRGGAIELNDKPVRYYTPGEAVHDGIAYVTEDRKTEGFFETMSVAENLFGGLLAAPAHRSMVVSTAEMKALAADWSARLNIRTINEDAQVVELSGGNQQKVVIGKGLVQKPSLVIFDEPTRGVDVAAIAEIHKIINDLADAGLAVVMISSYLPEVLNLSDRILVCRQGRIVEELSPFEATEEKIMYAAVH, from the coding sequence ATGGAACCGATCATTCGCATGGAAGGTGTTTCCAAGGCGTATCGCGGTGTGCCTGCGGTGCAGAACGTGGATTTCGACCTGCGCGCAGGGGAAATCCATGCGCTTGTCGGTGAGAATGGCGCCGGGAAATCGACCTTGACCAAGATGCTGGCGGGCGTGGTGGAGCCAAGCGGCGGCCGTATCCTGCTGGACGACAAGGAAGTCACGTTTGACGGCCCGGATAAGGCGCTGGATGCGGGGATTGCGATGGTGTTTCAGGAAACCAGCCTGATCCCCTCGATGACCGTGGCGCAGAACCTTTATCTGGGGTCGGAGAAATTTCTGAACCGGCTGCGCGGCACTTATATTTCGGCGCAGCAATTCTTGCAGTCGCTGAACTTCGCGGTTGATCCGGCGGCGATTGTCGAGACCTTGGGCGCGGCAAAGCGGCAGATGGTCGAAATCGCGCGGGCGGTGCATCACAACGCCCGCGTCATCATTTTCGATGAGCCGACGGCGTCGCTCACGCCAGAGGAAAAACGCTATTTCTTCTCGTTGCTCAAGCGGCTGAAAGAGAGCGGGGTGGCGATTGTCTTTATCTCGCACGCTTTGGAAGAGGCGCTTCAGATTTCCGACCGGCTGACCATCTTGCGCGACGGGGAGTTGGTCGAGCATGGCGATACGACGGAATTTGATCGTGACAAGATCATTGCGGCAATGGTCGGGCGCACATTATCGGGCGCGCTTTACACCGCGCGGGATGCGGAACAGCTAAGAAAACCGGGGCGCAAGGTACTGTCGGTGCAGGATATTTCGCAAGGGGCGATGGTGCGCAACAGCTCGTTCTCGGTCTTTGAGGGGCAGATCACCGGGGTGTTCGGGTTGATCGGCTCGGGCCGCACGGAGACGTTCAAGATCGTGGCGGGGATTACCAAGCGCGACTTCCTGCGTGGCGGCGCGATTGAGCTCAATGACAAGCCGGTGCGGTATTACACGCCGGGGGAAGCGGTGCATGACGGCATTGCTTACGTGACCGAAGACCGCAAGACCGAAGGGTTTTTCGAGACCATGTCGGTGGCGGAGAACCTGTTTGGCGGTCTATTGGCCGCTCCAGCGCACCGCTCCATGGTGGTCAGCACCGCCGAGATGAAGGCGCTGGCGGCGGACTGGTCCGCGCGGCTTAACATTCGCACCATCAACGAGGATGCGCAGGTGGTGGAGCTGTCGGGGGGCAACCAGCAGAAAGTGGTGATCGGCAAAGGGTTGGTGCAAAAGCCCAGCCTTGTCATCTTCGATGAGCCGACACGCGGCGTGGACGTGGCCGCGATTGCCGAAATTCACAAGATTATCAATGACCTTGCCGATGCGGGGTTGGCGGTTGTCATGATCTCTTCCTACTTGCCCGAGGTGTTGAACCTGTCCGACCGGATTCTGGTGTGCCGACAGGGGCGGATTGTTGAAGAGCTTTCGCCGTTCGAGGCGACGGAAGAGAAGATCATGTATGCCGCCGTTCACTAA